The DNA sequence gggtccgtcatcCAGAATGACCTCCTTGAGCTGAAAGGGCCCAAACCCTAACCACCTATATCGCCCAACCCCTCAGGTTACAGAGAATCCCGAGAATCTACATACCACCTCATAGACAACCACCATAAAAATCAACACCCTCTTTCACACCGTGTCCCAATGATACCACACCACATGCAAGGATCGTTTGTCAGCACATTAACCATAAGATAAAATCGAAACTAAACCAACTCGTCCCCAAGAATGACACCAAATCCATGGCACctcaatttgacccaaccctagctcaaaagagtagggacATACTAATGATCAGAAAAGActaaccaaaaataaaactctAACCAAGACCAGACCAAAGCTATTACAATAAACTTCCCTCTCTCCAATTTTCCCGCCGGCAGACCACCTCCACAAATCTTGCCCTTCGAGCTCACCTCCCCAGAGATACCCAATCAATACCGCAAGCCACACTGATACACCTGCCTGTCGTCGGCCGGATCCAGATTTGGAAACAAATCCACTCCAAACCAAACCACCGAGAAACAAGAGGGGAATCACCGTGCCCTTCCACCTCGGAACGAATTCGCTCCACCCATCTGTGTCCATCCGCCTGGGAGCCCGAACCCGCCTCTGCAAACATCGCCGAGCGACCAACCTCCGAACAGAGACCAGCACCATACGATCCATGGCATGCCACCACCACGATCTGGCCTCTGGCACCTTGCTCCAAGCCTGCGCCGCCGCTGAATTCCCCCTCCACGCCTGCGCCTCTACTTGAGAGTAGAGAAGAATCATGCAAAGCCCCGACCAACAAAGAGAAGACAAAACCCCCATCTCCCGTCCGGAAACACCTGCCATACGTCGACGAGGAGTCACCGCCGGACGAGCGTCAAACTCTCCTTCGCTCTTTCCAAACCCTAGCTTTCTCTCctcgttttgttttgttttttagaaaCGTAAATAAAGTTTAATTGTGCTCATCATTTGTGGATATGAATCATCATTTGTTGATATGATTCTGCTAGTCACAGGATCAAGGTTTTCTATGCTACAATGAATACCGTACACCATCTGTGTGGACTGTGGAACAAGTCTATATACACACCCAAGGCCATAATTAATTACATTTACTCATTACCATAATAAAACCATGTCTTAACTTTAGAACATGAACATTGTTACATGAGCATCATCCATATATCAAACATCAAGCAAACCCCAAAAGTAGTGATTACATATCTGACGTACACTAAACCCCTATAAGAGAAACTTCTATACATCCCACCGGAGTATGCCACCATTCCAGGTGCCGGATTGTTGAAGATCCACGTCATCGATCAGTAACGTGATCGGCTACGCTTGCCAGGCTTTGCTCCCCGAACCGCATTGTTCTTGGAGGATTTACCGAAACCCCCACAAAACCCACATGCAGAGACCTTTGGCGACGGTGGTTCAATAGCCGGCGAGATCTTCCCAGAGCTCCGGTAGCCGCATCCTCCGCCGTTGGATCTGCTTCGTTGTACAGTCTTGATTGGCCTCAGTGGCTTAACATCCTTAACTATGACAATCTCATTCTCCTCAGAGCTTTCTTGGTCTTGTGCTGGTTGTTGTTGCTTTAGCTCTCCGGACAAGAACCTGTCATCCCACACAAACCCTGAAGAGCCTTGCCTTCTGAAAGACATTGAAGATCTTTGCAAACCAGCCATATATCACGTACCCTagcctctctctccctctctagcTTTCTCTCTAAAGATACAGttttgaatatatatgaatATGTTGATTCTATGAGGAAGATTTTTCTGGTGCGTATATATAGGGAGCTCGAGAAGACAAAGTTGGAGATCACGAAGATTATGATAACAGGTCGAACAGGTCAGAAAATCAAATTGCAGCTCCGGTCAATAGAAAAAGTTTATAGTTAACTTATTGTATGATGAGGTTGTAATCTGGATAATCAATATTATAATACCatgtttattatttttaaataattatagTACGCAATACCATGAGTATGAATGATGGAATTTCTTCTTCTGTCCAAGGCGGCTGACATAGTGATCGATGGTCATCGTCGACGTAAAGCTAGCCGCTTGGTTTTGATGCCTTATCTCTATCAATTACTTCATTTAAgggttttcctttcttttaagCTATTCAGAGACTTTTGAATTCAATGTGTCAattatattgtatcacttcttcATTAATTAGT is a window from the Rosa chinensis cultivar Old Blush chromosome 2, RchiOBHm-V2, whole genome shotgun sequence genome containing:
- the LOC112189542 gene encoding uncharacterized protein At1g15400 produces the protein MAGLQRSSMSFRRQGSSGFVWDDRFLSGELKQQQPAQDQESSEENEIVIVKDVKPLRPIKTVQRSRSNGGGCGYRSSGKISPAIEPPSPKVSACGFCGGFGKSSKNNAVRGAKPGKRSRSRY